Genomic segment of Gilliamella apis:
AATTGAAAATATGGATAAAAAAGATCACGCTATCTTAAATGAATTAAGACAAAACAGTCGTCAATCCTGGCGCGAGATCGGCGAGAAGGTATTCTTATCAAGTCAAGCTGTGGGGCAACGTGTACAAGAGTTGCTAAATAATCATATTATAGAAAAGTTCACAATTAAAGAACCAAAACATCAATTACAATTTATCACTATTTACATGAACTCAAATCAATTTGAATCTTTTGAAAAATTAGTAAAATCTGTTAATGAAATTTCTGAGTTTTATAAGATTACTGGTGACGGTTGTTATATGATTCTTAGCTGTTTTGAAAATGATGCATTAGATGCTTTCTTAACAAAAATCTCGAACTTTGGCCGATATAAGATCAGCCATAAATTAAAGCAAATTTTATAATTTAATCTATTTCTGTTATTTAAACATGACAAAAATAAATAAGATAGATAATTAAAAAATTTCAATTTTTTATATTTTTTTAATAAATCGACAAAAATAAGTTGCGAGTTAGTCATTTGTGTTATATGTTGTACAACAGTTAAATTTAAAGGTTTTATTTTTTATGAATTGTTTTTGTGTTTTCGTTACTAAACATCATCATCACCATCATTCCTGAATAGTCTTCGGGCGATTGGTGCTGGAAGACAAAAGGTCTTCCGGTGATATCGCAAAAGCATTTAGAGAACCCTCGGAAGATCAGTCTTCCGAGGGTTTTTTATTTGTGGTTTATAAATTTATTTAAACAAGTTGGAGAATAATATGTTGGATAATTCACGTTTACGTATAGCAATGCAAAAGTCGGGACGTTTAAGCGATGAGTCGAAAAAATTATTGGCTCAATGTGGCGTAAAAATCAATTTGCAAGAACAACGCTTAATTGCTTTTGCCGAAAATATGCCAATCGATATTTTACGAGTTCGCGATGACGATATTTCCTGGACTAGTGATTGATGGTGTTGTCGATATTGGTATTGTCGGTGAGAATGTGTTAGAAGAAGAAGTTCTTGATAGAAGAGCCGAAGGTGAAAATCCACAATATAAAACCTTGCGTCGTCTTGATTTTGGTGGCTGCCGCTTATCAATTGCTGCTCCTCGTGATTTTGTTTACAGTGGCCCAGAATGTTTAAATAATTTACGTATTGCAACCACATATCCTCACCTACTCCGACGTTATTTTTCACAATATAATGTGAATTTCAAAACCTGTTTACTTAATGGCTCTGTTGAAGTTGCACCACGAGCAGGCCTTGCTGATGTAATTTGTGATTTAGTATCTAGTGGGGCCACACTTGAAGCTAATGGTCTACAAGAAATTGAAGTTATTTATAAATCGAAGGCTTGTTTAATTCAACGAGAAGGTGAAATGTCACCAACGAAACAAGCATTAATCGACAAAGTGATGACGCGTATTCAAGGGGTAATTCAAGCTCGTGAATCCAAATACATTATGTTACACGCTCCAACAGCCGTTTTAGATCAAGTTGTATCATTATTACCTGGCGCAGAAAATCCAACCATTTTACCATTAACGGGTGAACAAAATCGGGTAGCTCTACATATGGTGAGTACTGAATCATTATTCTGGGAAACCATGGAAAAATTGAAAGATTTAGGAGCAAGCTCAATCCTTGTATTACCAATTGAAAAAATGATGGAGTAATTAAATGAAACTATCATATTGGCAACAATGTTCAAAAGAAAAACAAGCAGAATTACTGACTCGCCCTGCTATAGCTGCTTCTGATTCTATTAGTCACGCGGTTAAAGATATTTTAACGCAAGTAAAACAAAATGGTGATGAAGCCCTAAAAGAATTAAGTAATAAATTTGATAAAGTACAAATTAAGCAAATCAAATTAACAGAAGATGAAATAAAAACTGCGACAAGCCGTGTTAAACCAGAATTAAAACAAGCGATGCAATTAGCTGTAAGTAACATCGAAAAATTCCACCAAGCACAAGTTAGACAAACTATAACTGTGGAAACGATGCCGGGCATCAAATGTCAGTCAGTCACCAGACCAATTGATTCGGTAGGACTGTATATACCAGGAGGTTCGGCACCTTTATTATCTACCGTATTGATGCTAGCAATACCAGCTAAAATTGCTGGTTGCCGTAAAGTAATTTTATGTTCACCACCACCTATTGCTGATGAAATTTTATATGCAGCAGAACTATGTGGAGTGAGCGAGATTTATCAGCTAGGTGGTGCGCAAGCAATTGCTGCAATGGCATTAGGTACTGCATCAGTACCAAAAGTTGATAAAATATTTGGCCCAGGTAATGCTTATGTGACCGAAGCAAAGCGTCAAGTTAGTCAAAGACTAGATGGTGCAGCTATAGATATGCCAGCTGGACCTTCAGAAGTATTGATGATTGCTGACAGTTTTGCTAATCCAGCATTTATTGCCGCTGATCTACTTTCTCAAGCTGAACATGGTCCAGACTCTCAAGTAGTACTACTAACACCTGATGAAAAAATTGCTCAAGCTGTTTCAATTGAAGTAGATAAACAATTAGCACAACTGTCACGCCACGAGATCGCAGAAAAAGCTTTACAAGAAAGCCGACTTATTGTTACTAAAGATTTAGAAGAATGTGTGAGTATTAGTAATCGCTATGGACCGGAACATTTAATTATTCAAACGCAAAATGCTGATGAATTAGTTGATAAAATTAATAGCGCTGGCTCGATATTTTTAGGTGATTGGTCACCGGAATCAGCAGGTGACTATGCATCGGGTACTAATCATGTTTTACCTACTTATGGTTATACAGCTACTTATTCGAGCCTTGGTTTAGCTGATTTTCAAAAACGTATGACAGTACAAAAATTGACTGCTGAAGGTTTGCAAGCAATCGGTAATGCTGTTGAGCTAATGGCTCAAGCTGAGCAACTTACCGCCCACAAAAATGCCGTAACTATTCGTTTAGCTAAACTTAACTCAGATTCTGAAAAATAGGTGAATAAAATGGACATTAATCAATTAGTCAGAAAGAACGTACAAAAGTTGACTCCTTATCAATCAGCTAGGCGTATAGGTGGTAATGGTGATGTATGGCTAAATGCCAATGAATACCCTGTTGCACCCAATTTTCAGTTAACTGAGCAAAACTTAAACCGCTATCCTGAAGCACAACCCGAACAAGTGATTAATCGTTATGCGCAATATGCGGGTGTCACTCCAGAGCAAGTGATTGTTAGTCGGGGGGCCGATGAAGCAATAGAATTATTAATGCGAGCTTTTTGTGAACCTGAAACCGATACAGTGCTTTACTGCCCTCCAACTTATGGTATGTATCAAGTCAGTGCCGAAACACTAGGTATAAAAACCAAAACCGTACCAACTAAATCTAATTGGCAACTAGATTTAGACGGAATTAAACAAAATCTAGACAATGTTAAATTGATCTATGTATGTTCACCTAATAATCCAACGGGTAATATGATAGACCAAGATGATATTAAAACTTTACTTAAACTAGCTGAAAATCGCGCTTTAGTGATTATTGATGAAGCTTATATTGAGTTTTCTCCAAATTCAACCGTTGTGAGCTGGCTTGCAAATTATCCTCACTTAGTTA
This window contains:
- the hisC gene encoding histidinol-phosphate transaminase, translating into MDINQLVRKNVQKLTPYQSARRIGGNGDVWLNANEYPVAPNFQLTEQNLNRYPEAQPEQVINRYAQYAGVTPEQVIVSRGADEAIELLMRAFCEPETDTVLYCPPTYGMYQVSAETLGIKTKTVPTKSNWQLDLDGIKQNLDNVKLIYVCSPNNPTGNMIDQDDIKTLLKLAENRALVIIDEAYIEFSPNSTVVSWLANYPHLVILRTLSKAFALAGLRCGFTLANKPVIDALQKVIAPYPLATPVADIATQALSKDGINTMKLHVINLNNQKEKLANQLSALEIVEEVYPSEANYLCVKFQSNKEVFSKLWNEGIILRDQSKSIGQDGFIRISIGTQAECEAVITALKAI
- the hisD gene encoding histidinol dehydrogenase produces the protein MKLSYWQQCSKEKQAELLTRPAIAASDSISHAVKDILTQVKQNGDEALKELSNKFDKVQIKQIKLTEDEIKTATSRVKPELKQAMQLAVSNIEKFHQAQVRQTITVETMPGIKCQSVTRPIDSVGLYIPGGSAPLLSTVLMLAIPAKIAGCRKVILCSPPPIADEILYAAELCGVSEIYQLGGAQAIAAMALGTASVPKVDKIFGPGNAYVTEAKRQVSQRLDGAAIDMPAGPSEVLMIADSFANPAFIAADLLSQAEHGPDSQVVLLTPDEKIAQAVSIEVDKQLAQLSRHEIAEKALQESRLIVTKDLEECVSISNRYGPEHLIIQTQNADELVDKINSAGSIFLGDWSPESAGDYASGTNHVLPTYGYTATYSSLGLADFQKRMTVQKLTAEGLQAIGNAVELMAQAEQLTAHKNAVTIRLAKLNSDSEK
- a CDS encoding Lrp/AsnC family transcriptional regulator is translated as MDKKDHAILNELRQNSRQSWREIGEKVFLSSQAVGQRVQELLNNHIIEKFTIKEPKHQLQFITIYMNSNQFESFEKLVKSVNEISEFYKITGDGCYMILSCFENDALDAFLTKISNFGRYKISHKLKQIL